A single region of the Saprospiraceae bacterium genome encodes:
- a CDS encoding acylase, with product MKRYYFLLLIFLVSCVKQEVNTEAARWEKQAANITIIRDDFGVPHIYGKTDADAVFGLLYAQCEDDFNRVEQNYIWATGRLAEVEGEEALYSDLRAQLFMTKDEAIANYESSPDWLKKLCNAFADGANYYLYTHPEVKPRLLTRFEPWMPMYFSEGSIGGDIERVSTKGIKAFYEGGESLSLNEYGDGLVHDDLFAEPKGSNGIAISGELTASGDAMLLINPHTSFFFRGEVHAVSEEGLNAYGAVTWGQFFIYQGFNEKTGWMHTSTYTDVIDEFIETVEEKEGKMMYKYGEEMREVKTLEVSLKYKDGDTMKEKKFPMYRTHHGPITHKIDGKWVATALMWEPVKALSQSYTRTKLNGHEAFREMMNTRTNSSNNTVYADAEGNIAYYHGNFVPKRDVQFNYAQPIDGSNPATDWQGLHTVDESIVILNPPNGWIQNCNSTPYTAAAEYSPKKADYPYYMSIDRENFRGVHAIRLLTGRSGYTLDKLIELAYDPVLPAFEVLIPGIVAAYDQSSPKDPDLAAPIEVLRKWDYKTSAGSVAMSLAHFYGTRYLKDGAAPEGLNEIDLFNYYAKESPIEERLRIFKATIEQLNEDFGQWDTPWGEINRYQRLNGDIEQDFDDSQPSLAVGLASGRWGALAAFGARGVQNTKRLYGTRGNSFVAVVEFGEKVKAKSMLAGGQSGDPNSPHFADQAQRYADIKFKDVAFYRADVEKRSEATYQPGKRK from the coding sequence ATGAAACGGTATTATTTTTTGTTGCTCATCTTTTTGGTATCCTGCGTTAAACAGGAAGTCAACACGGAGGCTGCCCGTTGGGAAAAACAGGCGGCGAATATCACCATCATTCGCGACGATTTTGGCGTGCCGCATATTTATGGCAAGACCGATGCTGATGCGGTTTTTGGCTTACTCTATGCCCAATGCGAAGACGACTTCAACCGGGTAGAGCAAAACTATATCTGGGCTACTGGCCGATTAGCAGAAGTCGAGGGCGAAGAAGCCTTGTATAGCGATCTTCGCGCACAACTTTTCATGACCAAAGACGAGGCCATTGCCAACTATGAAAGCAGCCCCGACTGGCTGAAAAAACTGTGCAATGCTTTTGCCGATGGCGCCAATTATTACCTGTACACGCATCCCGAAGTCAAACCTCGTTTATTGACGCGTTTTGAGCCCTGGATGCCAATGTATTTTAGCGAAGGCTCTATCGGAGGGGATATCGAGCGGGTATCTACCAAGGGCATCAAAGCCTTTTATGAAGGAGGCGAGTCATTATCCTTGAATGAATATGGAGATGGCCTGGTACATGATGATCTCTTCGCCGAACCCAAAGGCTCCAATGGGATCGCCATTTCAGGGGAATTGACAGCATCTGGCGATGCCATGCTGTTAATCAATCCACACACTTCTTTTTTCTTTCGAGGGGAGGTCCATGCCGTGAGTGAAGAAGGACTCAATGCCTATGGCGCCGTGACTTGGGGACAGTTCTTTATCTATCAGGGTTTTAATGAAAAGACTGGCTGGATGCATACCTCTACTTATACAGATGTCATCGATGAATTTATCGAGACAGTAGAGGAGAAGGAGGGTAAGATGATGTACAAATACGGTGAAGAGATGCGGGAAGTAAAAACCCTTGAGGTCAGTTTGAAATATAAAGATGGTGATACCATGAAGGAAAAAAAATTCCCCATGTACCGCACGCATCATGGCCCCATTACCCATAAAATTGATGGCAAGTGGGTGGCTACTGCCCTGATGTGGGAACCAGTCAAGGCTTTATCACAATCCTACACCCGAACCAAATTGAATGGCCATGAGGCATTTCGGGAAATGATGAATACGCGAACCAATTCGTCCAACAACACCGTTTATGCCGATGCCGAAGGTAATATCGCCTATTACCATGGCAATTTTGTTCCAAAACGAGACGTCCAATTCAATTATGCCCAGCCCATTGATGGAAGTAATCCCGCTACCGACTGGCAAGGGTTGCACACCGTTGATGAATCTATTGTCATCCTTAATCCGCCTAATGGCTGGATACAAAATTGCAATTCTACGCCTTATACAGCTGCCGCCGAATACAGTCCTAAGAAAGCAGATTACCCTTACTACATGTCCATTGATCGGGAAAATTTCCGAGGTGTTCATGCCATCCGATTATTGACTGGAAGAAGTGGCTACACCCTTGATAAGCTGATCGAATTGGCATATGATCCCGTCCTTCCAGCTTTTGAAGTGCTCATCCCAGGCATAGTGGCGGCTTATGACCAATCTTCGCCCAAAGACCCGGACCTGGCTGCCCCCATTGAAGTTTTACGAAAATGGGACTATAAGACTTCCGCCGGATCTGTGGCCATGTCTTTAGCCCATTTTTATGGCACGCGCTACCTGAAAGATGGCGCAGCACCAGAAGGATTAAATGAAATAGATCTTTTCAACTATTATGCTAAAGAAAGCCCCATCGAAGAACGGTTACGCATTTTCAAAGCTACTATAGAGCAGCTAAACGAAGATTTTGGTCAATGGGATACGCCATGGGGTGAAATCAATCGTTACCAACGCCTCAATGGTGATATCGAGCAAGACTTTGATGACAGTCAGCCCAGCCTGGCAGTAGGTCTTGCCTCTGGGCGTTGGGGGGCTTTGGCGGCCTTTGGTGCGCGCGGGGTGCAAAACACCAAGCGGCTCTATGGAACACGTGGCAATAGTTTTGTAGCGGTAGTCGAGTTTGGCGAAAAGGTGAAAGCCAAAAGTATGCTGGCTGGCGGACAAAGTGGCGATCCAAATTCCCCTCACTTTGCTGACCAAGCACAACGATATGCCGATATTAAGTTTAAGGACGTGGCTTTCTATCGGGCAGATGTGGAGAAACGATCGGAAGCAACTTATCAGCCTGGTAAACGGAAATAG
- a CDS encoding M28 family metallopeptidase, translating into MRDLFTIMIVLCFLVVLPHSHAQQTAIMGFSEAAAQKQAALETKFDTYLKPDNLDQWMKYMTERPHHVGSPYDKKVVDFIAEKFRAWGYEVKIEKFDVLFPTPKLRMLEMVSPTNFKASLIEPPVDGDASSAQIDEALPPYNCFSIDGDVTAELVFVNYGIPADYEELEKRGIDVKGKIVIAKYQGSWRGIKPKVAAEKGAIGCLIYSDPMDDGYYQGDVYPIGPFKNEYGVQRGAVMDLPLFPGDPLTPGYGATDGAKRLTLEESPALTKIPVLPISYHDALPLLKALEGPVAPANWRGALPITYHIGPGPSKVHLKLEFNWGLKPAYDVIATLKGSDFPDEWVIRGNHHDAWVHGANDPISGMVTVMEEARAVGELAKTGWKPKRTIVYCAWGAEEPGLLGSTEWVETHADELKKKAVAYINTDGTARGFLFAGGSHTLEKFFDQITKEVKDPQKGVSVFERRNALSQVNGGQKMSHFPLSALGSGSDYSPFFQHLGIASFNLGFGGESAGGEYHTMYDSYEHYSRFKDPGFQYGKALVQVAGRTTLRLAEAEVLPFEFQHFAKTVSTYVDEVTKLADQMRTQTEKENRLIKEGLYALAADPQEKLVVPQAKAEVPYLNFAPLQNGLSQLSKQANEYDTAKLLKLSSANRQQLNQLLKDIEKALTRDHGLPRRPWFIHHIYAPGFYTGYGVKTLPGVREAIEQRDFVEAQEQIEILGQVLDGYAQQIAKALSL; encoded by the coding sequence ATGAGAGACCTATTTACGATAATGATCGTCCTTTGCTTTTTAGTTGTGCTGCCCCATTCACATGCCCAGCAAACTGCTATCATGGGCTTTTCGGAGGCCGCTGCCCAAAAGCAGGCTGCTTTAGAAACGAAATTTGATACCTACCTCAAACCGGACAACCTCGACCAGTGGATGAAGTATATGACGGAACGGCCACATCATGTCGGGTCACCCTATGATAAAAAAGTGGTGGATTTTATAGCAGAGAAGTTTCGTGCTTGGGGCTACGAGGTTAAAATTGAAAAATTTGATGTACTTTTTCCGACACCCAAACTCAGGATGCTGGAAATGGTCTCGCCCACGAACTTCAAAGCCAGCCTCATCGAACCTCCGGTAGACGGTGATGCTTCCTCCGCGCAGATTGATGAGGCGCTTCCGCCCTATAATTGTTTTTCTATTGATGGCGACGTGACTGCCGAATTGGTCTTTGTCAATTACGGCATACCTGCTGACTACGAAGAATTGGAAAAAAGAGGCATAGATGTCAAGGGAAAAATCGTGATTGCCAAATACCAAGGATCATGGCGGGGTATCAAGCCCAAAGTAGCGGCGGAGAAAGGAGCCATTGGCTGTCTGATCTATTCCGATCCTATGGATGACGGCTATTACCAAGGTGACGTATACCCTATTGGTCCTTTCAAAAATGAATACGGCGTACAAAGAGGTGCCGTTATGGATTTGCCCTTGTTCCCAGGTGACCCATTGACTCCTGGCTATGGCGCTACCGATGGTGCTAAGCGGCTGACCTTGGAAGAGTCGCCTGCCTTGACAAAAATCCCGGTTTTGCCTATTTCCTATCATGATGCGCTTCCTTTATTGAAGGCCCTCGAGGGTCCTGTTGCTCCGGCCAATTGGCGCGGCGCCCTGCCGATCACTTACCACATAGGCCCTGGTCCCTCTAAAGTCCATTTGAAATTGGAATTCAATTGGGGTCTTAAACCTGCCTATGATGTCATTGCTACTTTAAAGGGAAGCGATTTTCCAGATGAGTGGGTGATCAGGGGCAATCACCATGATGCCTGGGTGCATGGAGCAAATGACCCAATCAGTGGGATGGTTACTGTCATGGAAGAAGCACGTGCAGTGGGTGAATTGGCAAAAACCGGCTGGAAACCCAAACGTACCATCGTTTATTGTGCATGGGGCGCAGAAGAACCCGGTTTATTGGGATCTACCGAGTGGGTGGAAACGCATGCAGATGAATTGAAAAAGAAAGCTGTTGCTTATATCAATACGGATGGCACTGCCCGAGGTTTTCTGTTTGCTGGGGGCTCTCATACCTTAGAAAAGTTTTTTGATCAAATCACTAAGGAGGTGAAAGATCCCCAAAAAGGAGTTTCCGTATTTGAGCGTAGAAATGCCCTGAGCCAAGTGAATGGAGGGCAAAAAATGAGTCATTTTCCTTTATCAGCCTTAGGGTCTGGGTCGGACTATTCGCCTTTCTTCCAACATCTCGGCATTGCTTCCTTCAACCTGGGTTTTGGTGGGGAGAGCGCAGGGGGTGAGTACCACACCATGTATGATTCCTATGAGCATTATTCTCGCTTCAAAGATCCTGGGTTCCAATACGGTAAAGCTTTAGTACAAGTAGCGGGGCGTACTACCCTTCGATTGGCAGAGGCGGAAGTATTACCTTTTGAGTTTCAGCATTTCGCTAAAACCGTTTCAACTTATGTGGATGAGGTGACCAAATTGGCAGATCAGATGAGGACCCAAACCGAAAAAGAAAATCGGTTAATAAAAGAAGGCCTTTATGCATTAGCTGCTGATCCACAAGAAAAGCTGGTGGTTCCACAAGCCAAAGCAGAGGTGCCATACTTGAATTTTGCGCCCCTGCAAAATGGATTAAGCCAGCTGTCTAAACAGGCAAATGAATATGATACCGCAAAATTATTAAAACTTTCAAGCGCCAATCGCCAACAACTCAATCAGTTGTTAAAAGACATAGAAAAAGCCCTGACACGTGACCACGGATTACCACGTCGCCCTTGGTTTATTCACCATATTTATGCCCCTGGCTTCTATACGGGCTATGGTGTCAAGACCCTTCCTGGCGTTCGCGAGGCCATCGAGCAACGCGACTTTGTAGAAGCGCAGGAGCAGATCGAAATCCTGGGCCAGGTCCTGGATGGCTATGCCCAGCAAATAGCGAAGGCCTTGTCGTTGTAG
- a CDS encoding alpha/beta hydrolase has protein sequence MRTRLLLLPFLSLTAALSRGEAQLMRVADVLSLPVNAPDLRSAYGPDSLQFGELRLPEDKGLHPVVVIIHGGCWLNAYDLHLMDPMATALTQAGYATWNLEYRRVGDEGGGWPGTFLDIAAGLNHLRELASGHDLDLSRIVVIGHSAGGHLALWLAGQHQLPGDSEIFTRDLVPISGVVSLAGITDPVTYLVREGQSCGTAVSGLLGGFPEDLPRRYQEASPLALAPLGVRHILITGEEDPIVPLAHISPYTDLAQEKGAKIKSIAVPGAGHFEVIAPGSNAWKEVEKAIRKLSKRKRKL, from the coding sequence ATGAGAACACGCCTTCTTCTTCTCCCTTTTCTTTCCCTCACAGCTGCGCTTTCCCGGGGCGAGGCGCAACTGATGCGCGTAGCTGATGTGTTAAGCCTGCCTGTCAATGCGCCGGATTTGCGAAGTGCTTATGGACCGGATTCCTTGCAGTTTGGCGAGTTGAGGCTACCGGAAGACAAAGGTTTGCACCCCGTAGTGGTCATTATTCATGGTGGTTGTTGGTTGAATGCCTATGACTTGCACCTGATGGACCCGATGGCTACGGCACTCACCCAAGCTGGCTATGCCACCTGGAACCTGGAGTATCGTCGCGTTGGTGATGAGGGCGGTGGCTGGCCGGGGACTTTTCTGGATATTGCGGCCGGACTGAATCACCTTAGGGAACTCGCTTCGGGCCACGACCTGGATTTGAGCCGAATCGTCGTCATTGGCCATTCGGCCGGTGGCCACCTTGCGCTCTGGCTGGCAGGACAGCATCAACTGCCTGGCGATAGTGAAATCTTTACCCGGGATCTGGTGCCCATTTCTGGCGTAGTTAGCCTGGCGGGAATTACCGATCCGGTAACTTACCTGGTGCGGGAAGGCCAAAGCTGTGGCACAGCAGTAAGTGGACTGCTAGGTGGGTTTCCGGAAGACTTGCCCCGTCGATACCAGGAAGCCTCGCCGCTGGCATTGGCGCCTTTGGGAGTCCGCCACATCCTGATCACTGGAGAAGAAGACCCGATTGTTCCCCTTGCTCATATCAGTCCTTATACAGACCTGGCCCAAGAGAAAGGAGCCAAGATCAAATCTATCGCTGTACCTGGCGCTGGGCATTTTGAAGTGATCGCTCCGGGTAGCAACGCTTGGAAAGAAGTGGAAAAGGCTATTCGAAAATTGAGTAAGAGAAAAAGAAAATTATAG
- a CDS encoding SRPBCC domain-containing protein, with protein sequence MHYFLTILLIMTTTSAMAQSGKASTIKKTFSRETAVNIDIRADAPIIWALLTHAADYPRWNTTITSLEGEIKLGEKIRLKSTLDEKRVFKLKVKEYEPEKRLVWGDGKGSRVFTLKPLDGGGIQFHMTEKIGGIMFPLYAKYIPSFDESFEQFAADLKKEAEAIQRAK encoded by the coding sequence ATGCATTATTTCTTAACGATTTTATTGATTATGACAACAACATCTGCAATGGCTCAGTCTGGTAAAGCCAGCACTATCAAAAAAACATTTAGTAGGGAAACGGCGGTAAACATTGATATTCGAGCGGACGCGCCGATCATTTGGGCACTATTGACCCATGCCGCCGATTACCCAAGGTGGAATACCACCATTACTTCTTTAGAAGGGGAAATTAAATTGGGAGAGAAAATTAGATTGAAGTCTACCTTAGATGAAAAGCGCGTTTTTAAACTCAAAGTAAAGGAATATGAACCCGAAAAAAGGCTGGTTTGGGGAGATGGAAAAGGCTCTCGAGTATTTACCTTGAAACCTTTGGATGGTGGTGGCATTCAATTCCACATGACAGAAAAAATTGGTGGAATAATGTTTCCCTTATATGCCAAATATATCCCTTCCTTTGATGAATCTTTTGAACAATTTGCTGCAGATTTGAAGAAGGAGGCAGAAGCTATTCAGCGGGCAAAATAA
- a CDS encoding RNA polymerase sigma factor: MKTTPTELADTFEQFKGQLKSYLLRMTASVPDTEDILQDTYLKAHTKLSSFKGEASLKTWVFAIASNLAKDFLRNKKRWPEQVTDICKTAAMSNPAFFQEAMQIRETSPQGNFEIKEHIAFCFTCVGKSLPLEQQLALLLKEVYDFKVIEIAMIMDQNEAMVKYYLRTARSKMIAIFDKRCSLINKEGICHQCTELNGIFNPKQKIEEELVKIEMVRKAAAVDKAHLFDLRMKILKEIDPFESGAAILQLHHLQHNKVVMDNYLKEN, encoded by the coding sequence ATGAAAACGACACCTACAGAACTTGCTGACACCTTTGAGCAATTCAAAGGGCAATTAAAATCCTACTTACTCCGGATGACCGCTAGTGTGCCGGATACCGAAGATATACTACAAGACACCTATTTGAAGGCACATACTAAATTGTCGAGTTTCAAGGGAGAAGCTTCTCTCAAAACCTGGGTGTTTGCCATTGCCTCGAATCTGGCAAAGGACTTCCTGCGGAATAAGAAGCGGTGGCCTGAGCAAGTGACAGACATCTGTAAAACGGCAGCAATGTCCAACCCTGCCTTTTTTCAGGAGGCTATGCAAATAAGAGAGACCTCACCTCAAGGTAATTTTGAAATAAAAGAACATATTGCTTTTTGCTTTACCTGCGTTGGTAAATCCCTTCCGTTAGAACAGCAATTGGCACTCTTGTTGAAGGAGGTCTATGATTTTAAGGTCATAGAAATTGCTATGATTATGGATCAAAATGAGGCCATGGTGAAATACTATTTGCGCACTGCCAGGAGCAAAATGATTGCCATTTTCGACAAAAGATGTTCCCTCATTAATAAAGAAGGGATTTGCCATCAGTGTACCGAACTCAATGGCATTTTTAACCCCAAACAAAAAATAGAGGAAGAATTGGTGAAAATAGAAATGGTGCGAAAAGCAGCAGCAGTTGATAAGGCCCACCTTTTTGACCTGAGAATGAAGATTCTAAAAGAAATTGATCCTTTTGAATCGGGGGCAGCCATCCTCCAACTTCACCATTTACAGCACAATAAAGTGGTCATGGATAATTATTTGAAAGAAAATTAA
- a CDS encoding ACT domain-containing protein, which yields MAGEKNLALLLKNMQPRLNLGSYVFCIVPADFDLNGTTIIAAFREKEGVTVVLEVGLADKLNLVYETPMAWITLEVHSALDAVGLTAAVSHVLAKENISCNVIAAYHHDHIFVGKEDAQKALNALLKLTSAIK from the coding sequence ATGGCCGGAGAAAAGAACTTAGCACTGCTGCTTAAAAACATGCAGCCACGGCTCAACCTCGGCAGCTATGTTTTTTGCATCGTTCCGGCTGATTTCGACCTTAATGGAACCACGATTATTGCTGCTTTCAGGGAAAAAGAGGGGGTAACGGTTGTGCTTGAAGTTGGATTAGCAGATAAACTTAACTTGGTCTACGAAACCCCAATGGCTTGGATCACCCTTGAAGTCCATTCTGCCTTGGATGCTGTCGGGCTTACCGCTGCAGTGTCTCATGTGCTAGCTAAGGAAAATATAAGCTGTAATGTAATAGCCGCATATCATCATGATCATATTTTTGTTGGGAAAGAAGATGCACAAAAGGCTTTGAACGCATTGCTGAAATTAACAAGCGCTATAAAATGA
- a CDS encoding sodium/solute symporter (Members of the Solute:Sodium Symporter (SSS), TC 2.A.21 as described in tcdb.org, catalyze solute:Na+ symport. Known solutes for members of the family include sugars, amino acids, nucleosides, inositols, vitamins, urea or anions, depending on the system.), with product MDWTNLTTFSNDEIPLAKLNGAFWGSHQGAIFIVGGASSRLEDTIQWPPIQWNNHMIVFSTNDTGIYQKRLFNLPFGPIAYGAAINTKEGFICAGGMSPEGVRKEVFRIKWNSLRDTISIEILPSLPKPLCLMSGVQTRNTIYLLGGSTEVPSLQVTNNLFSLDLSLEPNQNNWKTLIPWEGPGKLQPLTSIQSDGLDDCIYVHGGLRIGPDQSTIRLNDAYKFNLKEQRWEKQSDIIIHGDKTVQLFTNSAKAIGTADIISVGLIDQDTMPQVILYHTITDTWRVIGEALPHKIISFIPNPEHQLLVLTQKETSLSKNQLNLQSAHLRIHNQKMGWLNIIVLMLYFVVLIILGFYFSSRQKNADDYFKGGKRIPWWAAGLSLYGTGLSAISFMAVPAKTYATDWAYFMTKLPQLLIPIIVGFLFIPFYRKLDITTAYEYLQKRFNLATRLVGSLSFIIFQLGRIGIILFLPAIALNVATGIDIILCILLMGSISLLYTIMGGIEAVIWTDVMQVFILVGGLILCFILISYSLDGGFQEVIEIGIEHKKFEILNMAFDWKQPTFWVVVISGFFSNLITYSTDQTMVQRYLTTKDAKAAKKSIWTNTIVSLSIGWIFFFMGTALFAYYKAHPMDLLPGMTSNDAIFPWYIITQLPNGVSGLLIAGIFAAAMSSLSSSMNSAATAYTFDFHRVFHWKGDDLLIGRLATLVIGLAGISFALLFATMNTKSIWDEFLKIIGLIAGGLGGVFLLGIISNRANGAGALIGLLGSGLIQYFVAIYQPVHFLLYTASGFLSCMLIGYLTSLILPQFNKPIDGLTIYKSKTR from the coding sequence GTGGATTGGACAAACCTCACGACTTTTTCAAATGATGAGATTCCCTTAGCCAAACTAAATGGTGCTTTTTGGGGGAGTCATCAAGGTGCCATTTTTATTGTAGGGGGTGCTAGTTCTAGGCTGGAAGACACAATACAATGGCCTCCCATTCAATGGAATAATCACATGATTGTCTTTTCTACAAATGATACCGGAATCTATCAAAAGCGATTATTCAATCTCCCTTTTGGGCCAATAGCCTATGGCGCAGCTATTAACACTAAGGAGGGGTTTATTTGCGCCGGTGGTATGTCTCCTGAAGGCGTTCGGAAGGAAGTATTTAGGATCAAATGGAATAGCTTACGGGATACTATAAGTATAGAGATACTACCCAGCCTTCCTAAACCCTTGTGCTTGATGTCAGGAGTGCAAACAAGAAACACTATTTATTTATTAGGAGGATCAACTGAAGTGCCATCGCTTCAAGTGACCAATAATCTCTTTTCGCTCGATTTATCGCTCGAACCAAACCAAAATAACTGGAAAACCTTAATCCCATGGGAGGGACCTGGCAAATTACAGCCTCTTACTTCCATTCAAAGCGATGGACTCGATGACTGTATTTATGTACATGGAGGGTTAAGGATTGGTCCTGATCAATCGACCATAAGGTTAAATGATGCTTATAAATTCAACCTGAAGGAGCAACGATGGGAAAAACAAAGTGACATTATTATACACGGGGACAAGACCGTGCAACTATTTACAAACAGTGCTAAAGCAATAGGCACTGCAGATATTATTAGTGTTGGTTTAATAGATCAGGATACCATGCCTCAGGTAATTCTGTATCATACAATAACAGATACTTGGAGGGTAATAGGTGAAGCCCTTCCTCATAAGATTATTTCTTTTATTCCAAATCCTGAGCACCAACTCCTGGTTCTCACCCAAAAAGAAACTAGCCTCTCAAAAAATCAACTTAACTTACAAAGCGCCCACTTAAGGATACACAATCAAAAAATGGGTTGGCTGAATATCATAGTTTTAATGCTATATTTTGTAGTACTGATTATTCTGGGGTTTTATTTTTCTTCCAGGCAAAAGAACGCTGATGATTACTTTAAAGGAGGCAAAAGAATTCCATGGTGGGCAGCAGGTTTAAGTTTGTATGGAACCGGGTTGAGCGCTATAAGCTTCATGGCTGTTCCTGCTAAAACATATGCTACAGATTGGGCATACTTTATGACGAAATTACCCCAATTGTTAATACCTATTATTGTTGGCTTTCTTTTTATCCCTTTTTATAGAAAGTTGGATATTACAACTGCTTATGAATACCTTCAAAAACGCTTTAATCTCGCCACTCGTTTAGTTGGCAGTTTATCCTTCATCATTTTTCAGCTAGGAAGGATAGGTATTATACTTTTTCTGCCTGCCATTGCATTAAATGTAGCAACAGGAATAGATATTATTTTATGTATTTTACTCATGGGTAGTATTAGCTTACTTTATACCATTATGGGAGGAATAGAGGCGGTCATCTGGACAGATGTGATGCAAGTTTTCATCTTGGTTGGTGGCCTTATATTGTGCTTTATCTTGATAAGTTATAGCCTAGATGGAGGCTTTCAAGAAGTTATCGAGATAGGAATTGAGCATAAAAAATTCGAAATTCTAAATATGGCTTTTGATTGGAAGCAACCTACATTCTGGGTTGTTGTAATCAGTGGTTTCTTTTCAAATCTAATCACCTATAGCACTGACCAAACAATGGTCCAACGATACCTTACAACTAAAGACGCTAAAGCTGCAAAAAAAAGTATATGGACAAACACCATAGTGAGTCTTTCCATTGGTTGGATATTTTTTTTCATGGGCACTGCATTATTTGCTTATTATAAGGCTCATCCAATGGATTTACTACCAGGAATGACCTCAAACGATGCCATTTTTCCCTGGTATATAATAACACAATTGCCTAATGGCGTTTCGGGATTACTGATTGCCGGCATTTTTGCAGCAGCTATGTCAAGTTTGAGTAGTAGCATGAATTCTGCTGCAACAGCCTATACCTTCGATTTTCATCGTGTTTTTCACTGGAAAGGCGACGATTTGTTGATTGGGCGCTTAGCAACCTTGGTAATCGGCCTTGCAGGAATTTCATTCGCACTCCTTTTTGCAACTATGAATACAAAATCTATATGGGATGAGTTTTTAAAAATAATAGGGCTAATTGCAGGCGGATTAGGAGGGGTTTTTTTACTAGGCATCATCAGTAACAGAGCGAATGGTGCCGGAGCCTTAATCGGTTTACTAGGAAGTGGACTAATACAATATTTTGTGGCTATCTACCAGCCTGTTCATTTTTTACTCTACACGGCGAGTGGCTTTCTATCATGTATGCTTATTGGTTATCTAACAAGCCTAATTCTGCCACAATTCAATAAACCCATAGATGGATTGACTATTTACAAATCAAAAACGCGATAA
- a CDS encoding LytTR family DNA-binding domain-containing protein, with translation MKNEKKTRIIGSILLAAAFSSEEWKAAENASLNFFINFLYNFLFVFAIWTLTKCLRLDKQWSSSRTFSIAISISLLPELIALFFTSNSKRILLELFSSSIPSAIIVIGGIHIYYQYLLSQNQLTYLKPETPEIVTEASIKLTTIKGKTQIGVDQLSFIHYLDGKTLVYNTAGESLVCFDPLNSLITVLREDDRFFKLNRSAIVHRSAIQKYQTQKDSRIRVWIHDQECLVSKNNALKFKRWFEGS, from the coding sequence GTGAAAAACGAAAAAAAAACCAGAATCATTGGATCGATCTTATTGGCGGCGGCCTTCAGTTCCGAAGAGTGGAAGGCGGCAGAAAATGCTAGCCTGAATTTTTTCATCAATTTTCTTTACAATTTCTTGTTTGTATTTGCCATTTGGACTTTAACCAAATGCTTGCGGTTGGATAAACAATGGTCCAGCTCTAGAACCTTCTCCATTGCTATTTCCATAAGTCTTTTACCTGAATTAATTGCCTTATTTTTCACATCCAATAGTAAGCGAATTTTGTTGGAACTTTTCTCTTCATCTATTCCATCTGCCATTATTGTAATTGGTGGTATCCATATTTATTATCAATACCTATTATCTCAAAATCAACTCACCTACTTAAAGCCAGAAACACCTGAAATCGTCACAGAGGCTTCTATCAAACTAACAACTATCAAGGGAAAAACACAAATAGGTGTTGATCAGTTATCTTTTATTCATTATCTGGATGGAAAAACATTGGTTTACAATACGGCGGGAGAGTCTCTCGTCTGTTTTGATCCTTTAAATTCATTAATCACAGTACTTAGAGAGGATGACCGTTTTTTTAAACTCAACCGCTCGGCTATTGTCCACCGCTCGGCCATTCAGAAATACCAAACCCAAAAAGACAGTCGGATTCGGGTTTGGATTCATGACCAGGAGTGCCTCGTTAGTAAAAATAATGCCTTAAAATTTAAACGCTGGTTTGAAGGATCATAA